The Anabaena sp. WA102 genome contains a region encoding:
- a CDS encoding DUF4276 family protein, producing the protein MVKEIRIYIEGGGDSKNQRSSLRKGFSKFFLKLVKEATTKNIKWNIIMCGTRNNAFRDFKNALKSHPDAFNVLLVDAEAPVNKKSPWEHLKFRDNWDKPTEVDDDNCHLMVQTMEAWFIADFATLKKFYGQGFKENAIPKNANVETIAKDNLEPTLKTATGRTTKGEYHKIKHASELLESLDVTQVRQASPYCDRLFNTLKSRIGYLQDES; encoded by the coding sequence ATGGTAAAAGAGATTAGAATTTATATAGAAGGTGGTGGAGATTCCAAAAATCAGAGATCTTCACTTAGAAAAGGATTTAGTAAGTTTTTTTTAAAATTAGTAAAGGAAGCAACAACCAAAAACATTAAATGGAATATCATTATGTGTGGTACTCGGAATAATGCTTTCCGTGATTTCAAAAATGCTTTAAAATCTCATCCTGATGCTTTTAATGTATTATTAGTTGATGCTGAAGCACCTGTAAATAAAAAATCTCCTTGGGAACATTTAAAATTTAGAGATAATTGGGATAAACCAACAGAAGTTGATGATGATAATTGTCATTTAATGGTACAAACAATGGAAGCTTGGTTTATTGCTGATTTTGCAACGCTGAAAAAATTTTATGGCCAAGGTTTTAAAGAAAATGCTATTCCCAAAAATGCTAATGTGGAAACTATTGCAAAAGATAATTTAGAACCTACTCTCAAAACTGCGACTGGTAGAACTACTAAGGGAGAATATCACAAAATAAAACACGCCTCTGAACTATTAGAATCATTAGATGTAACTCAGGTTCGTCAAGCTTCTCCTTATTGTGATCGCTTATTTAATACTCTAAAATCAAGAATTGGATATTTACAGGATGAATCATAA
- a CDS encoding DUF433 domain-containing protein produces the protein MNNLLLNRITINHDICHGKPCIRGLRYPVEMILELLSSGMNIDDILEDYDDLEYEDILAVLSFATRLTQVKSILQLVS, from the coding sequence ATGAATAACCTTCTATTAAATAGAATAACAATTAACCATGATATTTGTCATGGTAAACCCTGTATTCGTGGATTGCGCTATCCGGTGGAAATGATTTTAGAACTTTTGAGTTCAGGCATGAATATTGATGATATTTTAGAAGATTATGATGATTTAGAATACGAAGACATTTTAGCAGTTCTCAGCTTTGCTACTCGACTTACTCAAGTTAAAAGTATTCTCCAATTAGTTTCATGA
- a CDS encoding DUF5615 family PIN-like protein: MKFLIDAQLPMRIANLLDNLGYDVIHTKNLPLKNATPDSEINKLSILEQRIVITKDKDFLDSFLIKQEPYKLLLITTGNISNKQIEQLFLQNITPIIELFLTYDFLEMTRDSLIIH, encoded by the coding sequence ATGAAATTCTTGATTGATGCTCAATTACCAATGCGAATTGCCAATTTATTAGATAACTTAGGTTATGATGTTATACATACCAAAAATCTTCCTTTAAAAAATGCAACTCCAGATTCGGAAATCAACAAACTATCAATCCTGGAACAGAGAATTGTTATTACCAAAGATAAAGATTTTTTAGATTCTTTTTTAATCAAACAAGAGCCTTACAAACTACTACTAATAACCACAGGTAATATTAGTAACAAACAAATTGAACAACTTTTTCTACAAAATATTACTCCAATAATCGAATTGTTTTTGACCTATGATTTTTTAGAAATGACTAGAGATAGTTTGATTATTCATTAG
- the vapC gene encoding type II toxin-antitoxin system tRNA(fMet)-specific endonuclease VapC: MIYLLDTNACIIYLKGKNFHLKQKLDNIPLSEIAVCSVVKGELFYGSIRSANPERNLTLQQGFLSQFVSLPFDDQSALIFGEIRAQLAANGTPIGAYDLQIAAIALANNLILVTHNTKEFSRIPQLQLEDWEIDIL; this comes from the coding sequence ATGATTTATCTGCTAGACACTAATGCCTGTATTATTTATCTCAAGGGCAAAAACTTTCATTTAAAACAAAAGCTGGATAATATCCCACTTTCAGAAATTGCTGTTTGTTCAGTTGTGAAGGGTGAATTATTTTACGGATCAATTCGTAGTGCTAACCCAGAGCGTAATCTGACGTTACAGCAAGGATTTTTGAGTCAATTTGTGTCTTTGCCATTTGATGACCAGTCTGCTCTAATTTTCGGAGAGATTCGCGCCCAACTTGCTGCTAACGGAACACCTATTGGAGCTTACGATTTACAAATTGCGGCTATTGCTTTAGCGAATAATTTGATATTAGTTACCCATAATACTAAAGAATTTTCACGCATTCCCCAACTACAATTGGAAGACTGGGAAATAGATATTTTGTAA
- a CDS encoding DUF2382 domain-containing protein: protein MALYKIEDFTADSNYDSPGLDGSEVEKIKHFDVYSDIDDDKVGTIKYILVDDSGRLRYLVVDTGFWFFGRQVLLPIGRSRIDYDKRRVYANKLTKQQVENLPDFKDLQEIDYDYEERVRGVYRRPRGQAPLESSTPLESPIAVDSPLVSHERTIVTPAVPVERNTYRYEEEPNLYNVNEQDHQNLKLYEERLVANKSRVKTGEVTVSKQSYTEMVTVSVPVQRERIVIEHTDAETGVKTVSLTEADLGEGGVKIKKIVEQDTVEAEDTIRREELDVTRNDQRVTERRN, encoded by the coding sequence ATGGCTTTATACAAAATTGAAGACTTTACTGCTGACTCTAACTATGATAGTCCAGGGTTGGATGGCAGTGAAGTTGAAAAGATTAAGCATTTTGATGTCTATTCAGACATAGATGATGATAAAGTTGGCACTATTAAATACATATTGGTAGATGATTCAGGGCGTTTGCGTTATTTAGTTGTGGACACAGGGTTTTGGTTTTTTGGTAGACAAGTATTGTTACCAATTGGACGTTCCCGAATTGACTATGATAAACGTCGGGTATACGCGAATAAGCTGACAAAGCAGCAGGTAGAAAATTTACCAGATTTTAAAGATTTGCAAGAAATTGATTACGACTATGAGGAACGGGTGCGGGGAGTTTATCGTAGACCAAGAGGACAAGCGCCTTTAGAGTCATCAACACCGCTAGAGTCGCCGATAGCTGTAGATTCTCCACTAGTTTCTCATGAGCGCACAATAGTTACTCCTGCTGTTCCTGTTGAACGGAATACATATAGGTATGAGGAAGAACCAAATCTTTACAATGTGAATGAGCAGGATCACCAAAACCTGAAACTATATGAAGAACGTTTAGTAGCTAATAAATCTCGTGTGAAGACAGGAGAAGTAACTGTTAGTAAGCAATCATATACTGAAATGGTAACAGTTTCTGTACCTGTGCAAAGAGAACGTATAGTCATTGAACACACTGATGCAGAAACGGGTGTTAAAACTGTATCACTAACTGAAGCTGATTTAGGTGAAGGAGGAGTAAAAATCAAGAAAATAGTTGAACAGGATACAGTTGAAGCGGAAGATACTATTCGTCGTGAAGAATTAGACGTGACTCGGAATGATCAACGAGTAACTGAGAGAAGAAACTAA
- a CDS encoding PRC-barrel domain-containing protein, with amino-acid sequence MTSEQIVRRSDILNTQVITRDNGKRLGIVSQIWVDVDQREVVAISLRDSLISISSLPRNMYLNSINQIGDVILVDNEDVIEDVEVEILSNLMNWEVITETGEVLGKVRGFKFNGETGKIYSIVIASLGLPQIPDQFLSTYELSIDEVVSTGPSRLIVFEGAEERVNQLTVGVLERLGIGKAPWERDAEEEFGYSAPRTVAPSNQLPSGVPLQPPRPKVRIPEPIAQEEEWTEDYVEEERPQRQVMKARSYESIQYEEDEEDNWSDATVRDSYQEAPRAEAKPAKKTYADQYDDYDDDLDGDAWDDAPKPVNIPKKVKERQVEYEEEGGY; translated from the coding sequence ATGACTTCAGAACAAATAGTTAGACGTTCAGATATATTAAACACTCAGGTAATCACCCGCGACAACGGTAAGCGGTTAGGTATCGTGAGTCAGATTTGGGTTGATGTTGATCAAAGAGAGGTTGTGGCAATAAGTTTGCGAGACAGCCTGATATCTATTTCTAGTTTGCCCCGCAATATGTATCTCAACAGCATCAACCAAATCGGTGATGTCATCTTAGTTGATAACGAGGATGTCATCGAAGATGTAGAAGTGGAGATTCTCAGTAACCTGATGAACTGGGAAGTAATCACCGAAACAGGTGAAGTTTTAGGCAAAGTAAGAGGCTTTAAATTTAATGGCGAAACGGGTAAAATATACTCTATCGTCATTGCCTCCTTGGGATTACCGCAAATTCCCGACCAATTTTTGAGTACCTATGAACTATCCATTGATGAAGTAGTCAGCACCGGACCTAGTCGGTTAATTGTGTTTGAAGGTGCTGAAGAAAGAGTAAACCAGTTAACCGTGGGCGTTTTAGAACGGCTGGGAATCGGTAAAGCCCCTTGGGAAAGAGATGCAGAAGAAGAATTTGGCTATAGCGCCCCTCGGACAGTTGCACCCAGTAATCAATTACCTAGTGGTGTTCCTCTCCAACCACCTCGTCCTAAAGTCCGCATTCCTGAACCCATAGCCCAAGAAGAGGAATGGACGGAAGACTATGTAGAAGAAGAAAGACCCCAGCGTCAGGTGATGAAAGCCCGTTCCTACGAGTCAATTCAGTATGAAGAAGACGAAGAAGATAACTGGAGTGATGCAACGGTAAGAGATAGTTATCAGGAAGCCCCCAGAGCCGAAGCCAAACCTGCCAAAAAGACCTACGCTGACCAGTATGATGACTATGATGATGATCTAGACGGTGATGCCTGGGATGATGCACCAAAGCCTGTAAACATTCCCAAAAAGGTTAAGGAACGACAAGTGGAATACGAAGAAGAAGGCGGATATTAA
- a CDS encoding P-loop ATPase, Sll1717 family produces the protein MSEINKHKLLELIANIAPGKGIAEHESNDHETFLKNFLPIADYRHALEPNILLILGGRGVGKTELFRLLAIPSGRAALVESLGIRSLPTLSKTTWVAGFCKDKKQFPAPESVESQMDKATNIEWRGFWIGLILGVLLQQEDFKFKDFLLEQLETAIVNILRDDLSLLSIWQPIVNQNLEKLNSVLDKLDQKLIETDDWLFVTYDELDRLVVSYTALASPIRQLLALWLDRWRRWDRIRPKIFLRTDLFREDFLNFPDASKLQGHQVRLEWKTSWLYQLLVKRLANAGSEMTEYLQNIPELITENKTGLGWSVTSNEKLFEELIERMIGKYMGVNAKKGITYCWIPNHLQDADGRIAPRSFLKLFVLAAELRIQQHSTVEQNMVLLQPSDLQGALIDTSKARIEELAQEEYPWLESLKTSLAELVVPIEKDKFLEAVESTNWSEKPEKQPPVINPEEILKYLLQLGIVESRSDGRINMPEIYMYGFKVKRKGGVKRPK, from the coding sequence ATGTCTGAAATTAATAAACACAAATTACTAGAATTAATAGCGAATATCGCCCCTGGTAAAGGAATTGCTGAACATGAAAGTAATGATCATGAAACATTCTTAAAAAACTTTTTACCCATAGCAGATTATCGTCATGCTTTAGAACCAAATATATTATTAATATTAGGAGGAAGAGGAGTAGGAAAAACTGAATTATTCCGTTTACTAGCAATTCCTTCAGGACGAGCAGCTTTAGTTGAAAGCTTGGGAATTAGATCCTTACCCACCTTGAGTAAAACAACATGGGTAGCTGGCTTTTGCAAGGACAAAAAGCAATTTCCAGCACCAGAAAGTGTGGAAAGCCAAATGGATAAGGCTACAAATATTGAATGGCGCGGCTTCTGGATTGGTTTAATTTTAGGTGTGCTATTACAGCAAGAAGATTTTAAATTCAAAGATTTTCTGCTTGAACAACTAGAGACAGCAATAGTCAATATTCTGAGAGATGATTTATCTCTTTTATCAATTTGGCAACCTATTGTCAATCAGAATCTTGAAAAATTAAATTCTGTCTTAGATAAATTAGATCAAAAACTTATTGAAACAGATGATTGGTTATTTGTTACTTATGATGAATTAGATCGATTAGTGGTTTCCTATACTGCCTTAGCAAGTCCAATACGTCAACTTTTAGCTTTGTGGCTTGATCGATGGCGACGTTGGGATAGAATACGACCTAAAATCTTTTTGCGTACTGATCTATTTCGAGAGGATTTTTTGAATTTTCCTGATGCCTCTAAACTGCAAGGCCATCAAGTTCGATTGGAATGGAAAACTTCATGGCTTTACCAACTTTTGGTCAAACGACTTGCAAACGCTGGATCTGAAATGACAGAATATTTGCAAAATATCCCAGAGTTAATTACTGAAAATAAAACTGGTTTGGGCTGGAGTGTAACATCAAATGAAAAATTATTTGAAGAACTAATCGAAAGAATGATTGGTAAGTATATGGGTGTTAATGCTAAAAAAGGAATTACCTATTGCTGGATTCCCAATCACCTTCAGGATGCTGATGGTCGAATTGCACCGCGTTCTTTTCTCAAGTTATTTGTTTTAGCCGCAGAACTGAGAATACAACAGCACTCGACTGTTGAACAAAATATGGTACTTTTGCAACCCTCTGATTTACAGGGGGCTTTAATAGATACTTCAAAAGCGCGAATTGAAGAATTAGCTCAAGAGGAGTATCCTTGGTTAGAATCTCTTAAAACAAGTTTAGCTGAACTTGTAGTCCCAATAGAGAAAGACAAGTTTTTAGAAGCAGTAGAATCTACTAACTGGAGCGAAAAACCCGAAAAGCAACCACCTGTAATTAACCCTGAAGAAATTTTGAAATATTTACTTCAACTGGGAATTGTAGAAAGTCGTTCTGATGGAAGAATTAATATGCCTGAAATATATATGTATGGATTTAAAGTTAAACGGAAAGGTGGGGTTAAACGTCCCAAGTAG
- a CDS encoding tyrosine-protein kinase family protein: MMISFSETFDKVRECFEEQSIVDALIPKLESVTIIRDVNGKIRIFLESLDNNPIEESETTELNTLLSTQLGKYYGNDIWLPRRNNDAYQSLIKTIKDERVFASWDNGSSPRWYILERHIAKQAWIDNNVGEQPWTEAVVYQKYKPAIISFFSFKGGVGRTSSLVATALTLARNGHRVAIVDLDLEAPGLATIFSPDNPDNPNNPNNPGVIDYLLEKKIQEQDWKLRTHLISINERILLDDNGESIQLLPAGTVDKNYLEKLARLDFQNLVNGELESTMVSMLKELESAVRPLDFILMDARAGFHDIGGLAIAKLSHAAVIFGTQSRQSWAGLTHVIRHLASPGVDERLPLILVHSMAPATGIPGRETELTEFREQAYDLFRENYYSEDEDVPDANNREEPFFPLVVPYQESLRGDIALFSRNSTPEESTRLSKLAEIMTNSPYKEIAEKLCNLFGREFQKNN, translated from the coding sequence ATGATGATCAGTTTTAGTGAAACCTTTGATAAAGTACGCGAATGCTTTGAGGAACAAAGCATTGTAGATGCACTTATACCTAAACTTGAGTCCGTAACTATTATTCGTGACGTTAATGGAAAGATTAGAATTTTTCTTGAATCATTAGACAATAATCCCATTGAAGAATCAGAAACCACTGAACTTAATACGCTTTTATCTACACAACTGGGAAAGTATTATGGGAATGATATTTGGCTACCACGAAGAAATAACGATGCTTACCAATCTTTAATTAAAACTATCAAGGATGAAAGAGTTTTTGCATCTTGGGATAATGGATCAAGTCCTCGCTGGTATATTCTTGAACGCCACATTGCTAAACAGGCATGGATAGATAATAACGTAGGTGAACAACCTTGGACAGAGGCCGTAGTCTATCAAAAATACAAACCCGCGATCATATCTTTTTTCTCCTTTAAAGGAGGTGTGGGACGAACTAGTAGTCTAGTTGCAACTGCCTTGACTTTAGCCCGTAATGGTCATAGAGTTGCTATTGTTGATCTCGATTTAGAAGCACCAGGATTGGCTACAATTTTTTCACCAGATAATCCAGATAATCCAAATAATCCAAATAATCCAGGTGTAATTGATTATTTATTGGAAAAGAAAATTCAAGAACAAGATTGGAAACTGCGTACTCATTTGATCAGCATTAATGAACGGATTTTGCTAGATGATAATGGTGAGAGTATACAATTACTTCCGGCTGGAACAGTAGATAAAAATTATTTGGAAAAATTAGCTAGATTAGATTTTCAGAACCTTGTAAATGGTGAACTGGAAAGTACAATGGTAAGTATGTTAAAAGAATTGGAAAGTGCAGTCAGACCTTTAGATTTTATTCTAATGGATGCGCGGGCTGGGTTTCATGATATTGGTGGATTAGCGATCGCTAAACTCTCCCATGCGGCAGTGATCTTTGGCACTCAATCACGTCAAAGTTGGGCTGGACTAACTCATGTTATTCGACATTTAGCAAGTCCTGGAGTTGATGAGCGTTTACCGTTGATTCTTGTACATTCGATGGCTCCTGCAACAGGAATCCCAGGACGAGAAACAGAATTAACAGAATTTCGGGAACAAGCCTACGACCTTTTTCGAGAAAACTATTACTCCGAAGATGAAGATGTCCCTGATGCTAACAATAGAGAAGAACCATTTTTTCCGCTAGTTGTACCTTATCAGGAGAGTCTACGGGGGGACATAGCTCTATTTTCTCGCAACTCAACTCCAGAAGAATCCACTCGACTATCAAAGCTTGCAGAAATCATGACCAATTCTCCTTATAAGGAGATTGCAGAAAAGTTGTGTAATCTTTTTGGGCGTGAATTTCAAAAAAATAATTAG
- a CDS encoding HEPN domain-containing protein, translating to MQDSFSNSAGRHLQDAQILLGEQRWDNAVYLAGYVVECCFKVLVEQNFKHDQDAAKKYNHNLAELDGRLMERLRVIYPVLDKQLPTSRIVDTVLAEKHPDRRYFKSGHWTEAQATTAVQRAEEIYREIISKLVLDGSILSKDI from the coding sequence ATGCAAGATTCATTTTCTAATTCAGCAGGTAGGCATCTACAGGATGCCCAAATTCTTTTGGGAGAGCAACGATGGGACAATGCCGTTTACCTAGCAGGTTATGTTGTGGAATGTTGTTTCAAGGTACTTGTTGAGCAAAACTTTAAGCATGATCAAGATGCGGCAAAAAAATATAACCATAACCTCGCTGAACTTGATGGAAGGTTAATGGAACGCTTACGGGTTATCTACCCCGTTTTGGATAAACAACTACCGACTTCACGAATAGTTGATACTGTTCTGGCTGAAAAACATCCAGATAGGAGATATTTCAAATCTGGACATTGGACTGAAGCTCAAGCAACAACTGCTGTTCAACGTGCGGAAGAAATTTACCGAGAAATAATCTCCAAATTAGTGTTAGACGGCTCAATTCTCAGCAAAGATATTTAA